In Humulus lupulus chromosome 6, drHumLupu1.1, whole genome shotgun sequence, a single genomic region encodes these proteins:
- the LOC133785458 gene encoding uncharacterized protein LOC133785458, whose translation MSKSANEAYELLEEMVMNNYQWPTERGQPKKVAGMMELDAISMLTTQVAALTKELQKNTLPSQAMQVQNFCEVCEVNPKEECQSITLRSGTRYEGPKKNRSEEEKGQKGNTRGKEEKKFNDENVIEDLKKEQETPPMSIEPHFRIPYQQRLCKHNLDKQFAKLLEVFKRLHINIPFAEALEQMPSYVKFMKEILSNKRKMGDYETVALTEECNAILQRKLPQKLLDLGSFTIPCTIGEFECKHALCDLGGSINLMPLSIFRRLALGEARPTIVTLQLANRFVKHPRGELKLRVQVEEVVFNVFKAMTYPIASDSSFSIDVVEEALGRKKLSEDPLELSLTFDDVDGEENKEAVSYLRWIKSSETWKHKKFEELGEGPKKPLPSILKPPVLELKVLRDHLHYAYLWEKETLPVIVSSFLSEVVEGVKSS comes from the exons ATGAGTAAAagtgctaatgaggcatatgagtTATTAGAGGAGATGGTgatgaataattatcaatggccaactgaaaggggacaaCCGAAGAAGGTGGCTGGAATGATGGAATTGGATGCTATATCCATGCTTACAACTCAAGTAGCGGCCTTGACAAAGGAACTACAAAAGAATACACTCCCAtctcaagctatgcaagttcaaaacTTTTGTGAAGTGTGTG aagttaatcctaaagaaGAGTGCCAATctattactttgaggagtggaacgAGGTATGAAGGGCCAAAGAAGAATCGGTCAGAAGAAGAAAAAGGTCAGAAGGGAAATACTCGAGGTAAAGAAGAAAAGAAGTTTAATGATGAAAATGTTATTGAAGACCTTAAGAAAGAACAGGAGACTCCACCTATGAGTATTGAGCCCCATTTTAGAATTCCATATCAACAAAGACTTTGTAAGCATAATTTAGATAAACAGTTTGCAAAGcttttagaggtgttcaagagGCTACATATAAATATACCGTTCGCAGAAGCATTAGAACAGATGCCCAGCTATgtaaagtttatgaaggagattctTTCTAATAAGAGAAAGATGGGTGATTATGAAACAGTGGCGTTAACGGAAGAATGTAATGCGATTTTGCAAAggaaacttcctcaaaagttacTAGATCTTGGGAGTTTTACTATTCCATGCACAATTGgggagtttgaatgtaagcatgcactTTGTGATTTGGGGGGAAGTATAAATTTAATGCCTTTGTCAATATTCCGTAGACTGGCTTTGGGTGAAGCTAGGCCAACCATAGTAACATTGCAACTGGCTAATAGATTTGTGAAGCATCCACgtg GAGAGTTAAAGCTAAGAGTTCAAGTAGAAGAAGtagtatttaatgtgtttaaggCTATGACTTATCCTATAGCAAGTGATAGTAGTTTCTCAATTGATGTGGTAGAAGAAGCACTAGGAAGAAAAAAATTAAGTGAGGATCCTCTTGAATTAAGTCTTACATTTGATGATGTAGATGGTGAGGAGAATAAAGAAGCAGTGAGTTATTTGAGGTGGATAAAATCATCTGAAACGTGGAAGCATAAGAAGTTTGAAGAATTGGGTGAGGGACCAAAAAAGCCATTACCATCGATTCTGAAGCCACCTGTTTTAGAATTGAAAGTTTTACGAGACCATCTCCATTATGCTTATCTTTGGGAAAAAGAGACTCTTCCGGTTATAGTTTCATCATTTCTTTCAGAAGTTGTTGAGGGTGTTAAGAGCTCATAA